One genomic window of Panicum hallii strain FIL2 chromosome 6, PHallii_v3.1, whole genome shotgun sequence includes the following:
- the LOC112898612 gene encoding protein ROOT INITIATION DEFECTIVE 3-like isoform X2 — translation MAPPPPKQLVLAASSADAGVAAWDLRTGAEEIRHRPCASRPRALASVADRFLAAAQAPPAGGNSGTVHFYHWDKPQVAVKSFPAEPIRALLADQEGSYLIGGGSNGNLFLWEVASGELLHTWHAHYRAVRCLALYDYLLVSGSEDGSVKVWDLITVLDEQSRLEAQTPYLYSFNQHALPVTDIACFLGAIAVSSSEDRTCKIWSLSEGRMLRSIPFPSSIDSVALDPRSHVFYAGGRDGKIYVTAMGVDISSHGGDESSILGALDDQSKAVTSLASSTDGLVLVSGSEDGNVRVWDTRSQQVTRKFKHSQGPVTNVLIVAPKRVNLPPLHPLRKVCSANGEVEPRAVILPRPENDVPIHGNRTSIFMEHYLDELQYGGSSMLFDSGLNTQNCAANQQGTEWRGRYLELQDLFVHEVLDQMPSSRNP, via the exons atggcgccgccgccgccgaaacAGCTTGTGTTGGCCGCGTCCTCCGCGGACGCCGGTGTGGCCGCCTGGGACCTCCGCACCGGCGCGGAGGAAATCCGCCACCGCCCCTGCGCCTCCCGCCCTCGCGCGCTCGCCTCGGTCGCCGACCGCTTCCTCGCCGCTGCACAGGCCCCTCCCGCTGGCGGAAACTCCGGCACCGTCCACTTCTACCACTGGGACAAG CCGCAGGTGGCCGTCAAGAGCTTCCCCGCTGAGCCGATACGCGCTCTTCTTGCGGACCAGGAGGGGAGCTACCTCATTGGCGGTGGCAGCAATGGCAACTTATTCCTTTGGGAG GTGGCTAGTGGAGAGCTTCTCCACACATGGCATGCGCACTATCGTGCTGTTAGGTGCCTCGCGCTTTATGACTATCTGCTTGTCTCAGGATCAGAAGATGGAAGCGTCAAAGTTTGGGATCTGATCAC GGTGCTTGATGAGCAGTCAAGGTTGGAGGCCCAGACACCATACCTCTACAGTTTCAATCAGCATGCACTGCCTGTAACTGATATTGCTTGTTTCCTTGGAGCAATTGCTGTATCTTCTTCAGAAGATCGAACCTGCAAA aTCTGGAGTTTATCTGAGGGTAGGATGCTAAGAAGCATTCCATTCCCTAGTAGCATTGATTCTGTAGCACTAGACCCAAGAAGTCATGTTTTCTATGCTGGTGGTAGAGATGGAAAGATATATGTTACTGCTATGGGTGTTGATATCAGTTCTCATGGTGGTGATGAGTCATCTATTCTTGGCGCTTTGGATGACCAAAG CAAGGCAGTAACAAGCTTGGCATCAAGCACAGATGGACTTGTACTAGTTTCTGGATCTGAGGATGGTAATGTTCGGGTGTGGGATACTAGAAGTCAGCAAGTAACCCGAAAATTCAAACACTCCCAAG GTCCAGTAACCAATGTTCTGATAGTAGCGCCAAAACGAGTAAACCTGCCCCCACTGCACCCATTGCGTAAAGTTTGCTCAGCAAATGGTGAAGTTGAACCACGTGCTGTAATTCTGCCTCGGCCTGAAAATGATGTTCCTATTCATGGAAATCGAACCTCAATTTTTATGGAGCACTACTTGGATGAACTTCAG TATGGTGGTTCTTCCATGCTATTTGATTCTGGTCTGAACACTCAGAATTGCGCAGCGAACCAACAAGGGACAGAATGGAGAGGTAGATACTTGGAGTTGCAGGATCTCTTTGTGCATGAGGTCCTCGATCAGATGCCGTCCTCTAGGAACCCATGA
- the LOC112898612 gene encoding protein ROOT INITIATION DEFECTIVE 3-like isoform X1 — translation MAPPPPKQLVLAASSADAGVAAWDLRTGAEEIRHRPCASRPRALASVADRFLAAAQAPPAGGNSGTVHFYHWDKPQVAVKSFPAEPIRALLADQEGSYLIGGGSNGNLFLWEVASGELLHTWHAHYRAVRCLALYDYLLVSGSEDGSVKVWDLITVLDEQSRLEAQTPYLYSFNQHALPVTDIACFLGAIAVSSSEDRTCKIWSLSEGRMLRSIPFPSSIDSVALDPRSHVFYAGGRDGKIYVTAMGVDISSHGGDESSILGALDDQSKAVTSLASSTDGLVLVSGSEDGNVRVWDTRSQQVTRKFKHSQGPVTNVLIVAPKRVNLPPLHPLRKVCSANGEVEPRAVILPRPENDVPIHGNRTSIFMEHYLDELQKYGGSSMLFDSGLNTQNCAANQQGTEWRGRYLELQDLFVHEVLDQMPSSRNP, via the exons atggcgccgccgccgccgaaacAGCTTGTGTTGGCCGCGTCCTCCGCGGACGCCGGTGTGGCCGCCTGGGACCTCCGCACCGGCGCGGAGGAAATCCGCCACCGCCCCTGCGCCTCCCGCCCTCGCGCGCTCGCCTCGGTCGCCGACCGCTTCCTCGCCGCTGCACAGGCCCCTCCCGCTGGCGGAAACTCCGGCACCGTCCACTTCTACCACTGGGACAAG CCGCAGGTGGCCGTCAAGAGCTTCCCCGCTGAGCCGATACGCGCTCTTCTTGCGGACCAGGAGGGGAGCTACCTCATTGGCGGTGGCAGCAATGGCAACTTATTCCTTTGGGAG GTGGCTAGTGGAGAGCTTCTCCACACATGGCATGCGCACTATCGTGCTGTTAGGTGCCTCGCGCTTTATGACTATCTGCTTGTCTCAGGATCAGAAGATGGAAGCGTCAAAGTTTGGGATCTGATCAC GGTGCTTGATGAGCAGTCAAGGTTGGAGGCCCAGACACCATACCTCTACAGTTTCAATCAGCATGCACTGCCTGTAACTGATATTGCTTGTTTCCTTGGAGCAATTGCTGTATCTTCTTCAGAAGATCGAACCTGCAAA aTCTGGAGTTTATCTGAGGGTAGGATGCTAAGAAGCATTCCATTCCCTAGTAGCATTGATTCTGTAGCACTAGACCCAAGAAGTCATGTTTTCTATGCTGGTGGTAGAGATGGAAAGATATATGTTACTGCTATGGGTGTTGATATCAGTTCTCATGGTGGTGATGAGTCATCTATTCTTGGCGCTTTGGATGACCAAAG CAAGGCAGTAACAAGCTTGGCATCAAGCACAGATGGACTTGTACTAGTTTCTGGATCTGAGGATGGTAATGTTCGGGTGTGGGATACTAGAAGTCAGCAAGTAACCCGAAAATTCAAACACTCCCAAG GTCCAGTAACCAATGTTCTGATAGTAGCGCCAAAACGAGTAAACCTGCCCCCACTGCACCCATTGCGTAAAGTTTGCTCAGCAAATGGTGAAGTTGAACCACGTGCTGTAATTCTGCCTCGGCCTGAAAATGATGTTCCTATTCATGGAAATCGAACCTCAATTTTTATGGAGCACTACTTGGATGAACTTCAG AAGTATGGTGGTTCTTCCATGCTATTTGATTCTGGTCTGAACACTCAGAATTGCGCAGCGAACCAACAAGGGACAGAATGGAGAGGTAGATACTTGGAGTTGCAGGATCTCTTTGTGCATGAGGTCCTCGATCAGATGCCGTCCTCTAGGAACCCATGA